The following coding sequences are from one Gossypium raimondii isolate GPD5lz chromosome 4, ASM2569854v1, whole genome shotgun sequence window:
- the LOC105767217 gene encoding F-box/kelch-repeat protein At1g15670-like, producing MSEEQDECQGVVIGSEFWVVSGYRTDNQGQFEGSAEVMELETGQWVRVEEAWKASQCPRSCVGVGKERLFSWADCDSSIRVGVCSAPLGEWTFVSGSAHQGGPTGFFLVDQQTGKCNTIDEISQQFSGFIQSGCCVDI from the coding sequence ATGAGCGAGGAGCAAGACGAGTGTCAAGGGGTGGTGATTGGGTCGGAATTCTGGGTGGTGAGTGGATATAGAACGGACAATCAAGGACAATTCGAGGGGAGCGCCGAGGTAATGGAGTTGGAGACAGGTCAATGGGTCAGAGTAGAGGAGGCTTGGAAGGCTAGCCAGTGCCCAAGGTCTTGTGTGGGAGTTGGAAAAGAGAGGCTCTTCAGCTGGGCAGACTGTGATTCGTCGATACGAGTTGGTGTTTGCTCGGCCCCCTTGGGAGAGTGGACATTTGTGTCTGGATCAGCTCATCAGGGTGGTCCAACAGGGTTCTTTTTGGTTGATCAACAAACTGGAAAGTGCAACACCATAGACGAAATTTCACAACAGTTTTCTGGCTTCATACAATCCGGTTGTTGTGTAGATATCTAA
- the LOC105766566 gene encoding stemmadenine O-acetyltransferase: protein MQVHITSSQMVKPSSYKLHLLKPFKLSLLDQLSPINYVPLILFYAKPHDSLIEGSQVSQQLKQSLEKALDQFYPLAGRTKNNLFISDYDEGVPYVETRVNGRLADFVDQNEVLEAMNQLLPYRPFCYVSNLTAPQLAIQVNVFECGGIAVAVCCSHKIFDASTISVFLNSWASFNRGSNGEIPNPNLLHASSRFFPPVESMPPNTRIEGLLFNQGSLKTRSFVFDANAIAALVSKAKSNSLEHPSRVVSLSAFLWKHAIQAARSASRTLKPAILSQAVNIRRRLKPQLPDYSIGNLFLLPTSTYNSVENDIKLTELAYLVREGEKSVTSDFQDLLQGEEGFKVITKELGEIAETVSKGNAEFYTLSSWLNTLDGKEDFGLGKPTLFSIPGVDSHNHEFSNCFILKQAMQHNAIEAWITLSDKDMGFLEHDQEFLTFASPIRLKFDKFEDLES from the coding sequence ATGCAGGTTCATATAACTTCAAGCCAAATGGTTAAGCCTTCTTCCTACAAACTTCACCTCTTAAAGCCATTCAAGTTATCGCTTCTGGACCAACTGAGTCCAATCAATTATGTTCCACTCATCTTATTTTACGCCAAACCTCACGATTCCCTTATCGAGGGTTCGCAGGTCTCACAGCAGTTAAAACAATCACTGGAGAAAGCGTTGGATCAGTTTTACCCTCTGGCTGGCCGGACAAAGAACAACCTTTTTATCAGTGACTACGATGAGGGAGTTCCATATGTTGAAACCAGAGTGAATGGACGCTTAGCTGATTTCGTTGACCAAAATGAAGTGCTGGAGGCAATGAACCAGTTGCTTCCTTATCGACCCTTTTGCTATGTTTCAAACTTAACAGCGCCTCAACTGGCTATTCAAGTCAACGTCTTTGAATGCGGTGGGATTGCTGTAGCTGTTTGTTGTAGTCACAAGATCTTTGATGCGTCAACCATTTCTGTTTTCTTGAATAGTTGGGCATCTTTTAATCGTGGGTCTAATGGTGAAATACCAAATCCCAATTTATTACACGCATCGTCGAGATTTTTCCCTCCAGTCGAGTCCATGCCGCCAAACACCAGAATCGAAGGCCTCTTGTTTAACCAAGGCAGTCTTAAGACAAGGAGTTTCGTGTTCGATGCTAATGCAATCGCCGCTCTGGTTTCCAAAGCCAAAAGCAACAGCTTGGAACATCCTTCCCGAGTTGTATCTCTCAGTGCATTCCTATGGAAACATGCCATCCAGGCTGCTCGATCAGCTTCGAGAACTCTAAAGCCAGCTATTTTATCCCAAGCAGTGAATATTCGACGAAGACTGAAACCCCAATTACCAGATTATTCAATTGGTAATCTGTTTCTATTGCCAACTTCCACATATAACTCAGTTGAGAACGATATAAAGTTAACTGAGCTGGCTTATCTGGTCAGAGAAGGAGAGAAAAGTGTCACTAGTGATTTCCAGGACCTTCTCCAAGGTGAAGAAGGATTTAAAGTTATAACAAAGGAACTCGGTGAAATAGCAGAAACGGTGTCAAAAGGAAATGCAGAATTTTATACTTTAAGCAGTTGGTTGAATACTCTGGATGGAAAAGAAGATTTTGGGTTGGGAAAGCCGACCTTGTTTAGCATCCCAGGGGTCGATAGCCATAATCATGAGTTCAGCAATTGCTTTATTCTAAAGCAAGCTATGCAGCACAACGCCATTGAAGCATGGATTACTTTATCCGACAAAGACATGGGTTTTTTGGAACATGATCAGGAATTCCTCACATTTGCTTCTCCAATTAGACTCAAATTTGACAAGTTTGAAGACTTGGAATCTTGA
- the LOC105766567 gene encoding serine/arginine-rich SC35-like splicing factor SCL33 isoform X2 yields the protein MRGRSYGYSPSPPRDYGRRRHRSPSPRGRYGGRGRDLPTSLLVRNLRHDCRPEDLRGPFGQFGRLKDVYLPRDYYTGQPRGFGFVQYLDPADAADAKYHMDGYVLLGRELTVVFAEENRKKPSEMRARERRRRSPPSYSRSPRYARSYSRSPYYYSPPPRKRRYSRSISPGDKRYRERSYSSSPYGSRSPSRSFSRSRSQGLDYSR from the exons ATGCGGGGTAGAAGTTACGGTTACAGTCCCTCGCCACCAAGGGATTATGGAAGGAGGCGGCATCGTAGCCCTAGCCCTAGGGGTCGCTATGGAGGTCGTGGTAGAGATCTTCCCACCAGTCTTCTAGTTCGGAACCTTCGCCATGACTGCAG GCCAGAAGATCTGCGTGGACCTTTTGGGCAATTTGGTCGCCTCAAGGACGTCTACCTGCCTCGGGATTATTATACTGG GCAACCACGTGGTTTTGGATTTGTCCAGTATCTAGATCCTGCTGATGCTGCTGATGCAAAATATCATATGGATGGCTATGTTCTTCTTGGAAGAGAACTTACTGTTGTATTTGCTGAGGAAAACAGGAAGAAACCTTCAGAAATGAGGGCAAGAGAACGCAGAAG GCGCTCTCCACCAAGTTATTCTCGATCACCAAGATATGCTCGAAGTTACTCCCGCAGTCCATACTATTATTCTCCTCCTCCTAGGAAAAGACGTTACTCAAG GTCAATTTCTCCTGGAGATAAGAGATATAGAGAACGGTCTTACTCGAGCTCACCCTATGGCTCAAGGAGTCCTAGCCGGAGCTTTAGTAGGAGCAGGAGCCAAGGTTTGGACTATTCTAGGTGA
- the LOC105766567 gene encoding serine/arginine-rich SC35-like splicing factor SCL33 isoform X1 has product MRGRSYGYSPSPPRDYGRRRHRSPSPRGRYGGRGRDLPTSLLVRNLRHDCRPEDLRGPFGQFGRLKDVYLPRDYYTGQPRGFGFVQYLDPADAADAKYHMDGYVLLGRELTVVFAEENRKKPSEMRARERRRRSPPSYSRSPRYARSYSRSPYYYSPPPRKRRYSRSAVQCYCFKHLCFMNCPVDVAFCFLYRSISPGDKRYRERSYSSSPYGSRSPSRSFSRSRSQGLDYSR; this is encoded by the exons ATGCGGGGTAGAAGTTACGGTTACAGTCCCTCGCCACCAAGGGATTATGGAAGGAGGCGGCATCGTAGCCCTAGCCCTAGGGGTCGCTATGGAGGTCGTGGTAGAGATCTTCCCACCAGTCTTCTAGTTCGGAACCTTCGCCATGACTGCAG GCCAGAAGATCTGCGTGGACCTTTTGGGCAATTTGGTCGCCTCAAGGACGTCTACCTGCCTCGGGATTATTATACTGG GCAACCACGTGGTTTTGGATTTGTCCAGTATCTAGATCCTGCTGATGCTGCTGATGCAAAATATCATATGGATGGCTATGTTCTTCTTGGAAGAGAACTTACTGTTGTATTTGCTGAGGAAAACAGGAAGAAACCTTCAGAAATGAGGGCAAGAGAACGCAGAAG GCGCTCTCCACCAAGTTATTCTCGATCACCAAGATATGCTCGAAGTTACTCCCGCAGTCCATACTATTATTCTCCTCCTCCTAGGAAAAGACGTTACTCAAGGTCAGCTGTTCAATGTTATTGTTTTAAgcatttatgttttatgaattGTCCTGTTGATGTTGCCTTCTGTTTTTTGTACAGGTCAATTTCTCCTGGAGATAAGAGATATAGAGAACGGTCTTACTCGAGCTCACCCTATGGCTCAAGGAGTCCTAGCCGGAGCTTTAGTAGGAGCAGGAGCCAAGGTTTGGACTATTCTAGGTGA
- the LOC128040460 gene encoding F-box/kelch-repeat protein At1g80440-like, protein MAVSSAAMAMFQRLTTIEEIGNECLTRFHYSTHRLAVRVCRRRQELLQSKEFYYHRKRTGYTQKAACLIQSLKCDSDPDGSKPVGPPRYGITAFEPVSGTWGRVDPVPKYPDGLPLFCQITSCEGKILVMGGWDPTNYEAVRDVFTYEFTTQR, encoded by the exons ATGGCAGTGTCATCGGCGGCGATGGCGATGTTCCAGCGGTTAACGACAATTG AGGAAATCGGAAACGAGTGCTTGACTCGGTTTCATTATTCAACTCACAGACTCGCAGTTCGGGTTTGTCGACGACGGCAAGAGCTTCTCCAAAGCAAAGAGTTTTACTATCACAGAAAGCGTACCGGATATACCCAAAAAGCAGCTTGCTTGATTCAGTCACTTAAGTGCGACTCCGATCCTGATGGATCCAAACCAGTTGGTCCCCCAAGGTATGGGATCACCGCGTTTGAACCCGTAAGTGGAACCTGGGGTCGAGTTGACCCGGTCCCTAAGTACCCTGATGGGCTTCCTTTGTTTTGTCAGATAACGAGTTGTGAAGGAAAGATTTTAGTGATGGGTGGGTGGGACCCAACGAACTACGAGGCGGTGCGGGACGTGTTCACATACGAGTTCACAACACAGAGGTGA